CTGAAAGGCTTGTCCCCCCGGGGTGGCCCTTTGAGTTAGAGCGGACAGCTTCATACCTGTTCCATTCTAGGACCAGCAGGAGACCCGAGCTGAGGCAGTTGCTTCCCATCGCCtgggacaggaaggagaggaacCCCTCCTCCCCCCGGGTCCTCCCGGGCTGGACAGTAGCGCATCCCTGAGAAGCTACCTGGGTCTGGGGTGAGCATGGGTGGTTGGCAATTGAGACTTTTCTGTTGCTGAGTGCTACCTCTCATCCTCGCCTCCAGCCCTTGGAAGCTGCTAAAGGTTACTGGTACACTTGGGATCACAGGGCGGGGATGTTAGGGTAGGCAGCGTCCCTAGTCCATCCTGGCCTCTGAGAATGGGAGGGAAGTCAGCATATAGTGAAAACCCAGTCCTTAGTTCTCCAGGCCTGCATGTCTTCATCTATCAAACGAGACCTCCGTCCGAGGCTGCCTGTAGGAAGCTACAGATTGGGGGTCTTGGATCCCAAGCTAGCCTCTCGCCAGGAAAGAACCTTCAGATTCCTTTGTCAAACTCTTAAAGCATGCTGGGTATGCTGTATTTACCCAAATGGTTGCTTGCAGCCAGGGCTGGTGTAGTGTGATCCTACCTTCCTTCACAGTAGGTAAGCTGGTGTATTGTCACGGAGGTTCCTGAGATCACACAGGATACTTTCTGCTTTTCTACAGCCTGAGTGCTGGGCACCCAGTTGGCATATAGAACAGAGTGGCCAAAGGCAGCCCCTCAAAAAGAGGGCTCATAATCCAGCTCTTTCCTCTGGGGCAGCCCTCGGCACTAACTTGTTGCACTCCTAAGAGATAGGAGGGTCtggtttccccctttcctttggaGTGGGCTCCTGATGACCTGAATTGACCAATAAAATGCAGAGGAAGTGATGGTTGAGTTGAGACCACCCCCCCACCAGCCTTCACTCTTAAATTTCTACTGTAAACACTCCAAGGGAACCTGATGGAATTCATAGGGGGAGGAAGGGCCCAAAGCCCCTACCCAGCATCAGTCTACATGTGGAAGACCTTGACTCTTTTCTGGAGCAGGCATTCCAACTGATTGGGAGCCCTCAGCTCCTCACAGACCTTGAAGAACAGGTACTGGCTGCCTGAGTGAGGTTGGCTCTTCAAATAACACATACTACAGAGCCCAGAGGGAAGGACTTGCCAGAGATCCCCCAGCAAGGCAGACACCATATCTGGACTATAACCAGGTTTTCAGCAGGTTCCCGGGGGCCCCTCCTACCATGGCATCCCGCAGGTTTCCTCAGCAGTCTGTGGAGACACGGATGtgtacacacacgcatgtgtgtcAATCCAGTGGGCACTTCCTACTTCTCCTGAGGTACAAAGGTTTGATTGAGACCTAGCTTCTACGATGCTCGCCCAGGGTCCTGCCATTGACTACCAGGTGGCGGAGGTCCCTGTGTATCTCGGGAAGGACACAAAaccctgagaaggctcaatgaaTGAAAGACAAGCAaggcctggatttgatccccagcacctagttaaaaaaaaaaaaaagctggcctTACACAGGAGATCCTGGGGCTCTCTGGTCAGCTACCCTAACCATGAACTCCAGAccagtgggagaccctgtttcataaataaataaataaataaataaataaggtggaggggactggagagatggctcaggggttaaggacACTTGTTGcgtttgcagaggaccaggttagacacccagcaccacatggtgcctcacaaccatctctaactcctgtCCCCGAGGAACCCCTGCTTCCTTTTGGTCTCTGCAGGCATCAGGTGCACACGCATACATGCAGAGGGGAAAATGTTCATgcaagtaaaaatgaaaataaatctaaaaaaaaaaaggtggctgGCTCCCGAGGGACAAGACCTGAGGTTGTCCTTTGGCTTCGGCaaggacacacatgtgcacctgcacacacacacacatacacatgaaatagttttaaagaaaagGGGCCACATACAGATactcacatgctctctctctctctctctctctctctctctctgtctcccctctctaCCAGCCTACGTCTAGTGGACCATATGCTTTATTAAAAATAGTTACAAACGCCATCATCAATCTGGGGACTGGAGGGACTGCAAGGAGGGAGGGGTACTCATCCTACCTCTGAGTCCCCTCTGTACCCCAACCCCAACACCATACAGAGCCGGCTTCAAAGGTCTCAAGGGACCAGCCAGCTGGGTCAGGCTAAGGCTGGACTGGGGTGCACAGAGAGGGGTGGtggcctctctctgtctcacaggTAGAAATGGGCAGAGGTGGACTTGCGTCTCCACCCCTTCCATTTATAGATATTTACAAAAGAGAGTCAAGAGCACAGACCACAGTCATGCAGAAAAcacacccttcccctcccccagacccACCCTGCCCACCCAGAACCCCATGATGCCCACCCCCCAGCAGTCCAGCCGCCTTCCCCGAGGTCCTGAGAGCAGAAGGGGTACATCCTTGAAGGGTCAGTGGGAAAAGGTGGAAGATCTGGGGGCCCAGAGCCACCGTGGGGAGATGCCAGGGGGCCCAGGCCAACAGGGCGGATGGAGTACCTGGGTCCTTCCCAGTCCTGGGGCCTGCACTCAACAGGAAGGGATCTCCCAGTCTTTGAAGCCCCCACCTTCCTCCAGGTCCACAGAGCAATGTTCAACTCTGTCCTAAGAGTGGAAGGCTTGTCCTGACACCCCACCCCTGGCAGAGGCTCTTGCAGGAATAGAGCAGGGTGGGGCCTGGAGGTCAGATGGCAGACTCCCTGCGGTAGGAAATATTGTCCAGTGGCAGGGTAGCGGCTTGCATGCGCTCCAGATCCAGGTGACTGCCAAACTCAAGCATCCGGATAATACCTGCCTCCTCTTTGGAACCTGCCTCCAGGCCCAGGCCCGCAGCCACGGCTGCGGCAGCCGCAGcctcctcttccatctcttcttcctcctggctCATGAGGGCCAGCTCGTTCTCATAGCAGAAGGCACTGGGAGGGGGCGGCGGGGCGGGCAGCACCGTGATCTTGCTCTCCTGTAGCTCACGGGCAGAGCAGCAAGGCGTGCCGGCCACCTCGTAGGTCTTGTGGAATCGTGAATAGTCCACCTTGTAGTGGTTCTTCTCCTCGAAGACCACAGGCTCGAACCGGTGACCCCACAGGATCTCACTGGCCAGGTAGGAGCTGCGGGCCTGGGTGGTCATAGCCGTGGCCTCCACCATGCCCTCCAGGATGACCACAATCTCAAAGTCCTCCGACTCCAGCTCCTCCTTGCCCATGCCGTAGAGTGGGCTGTCCTCGTCAATCTCGTGCACTATGATGATGGGTGACACCAGGAAGATGCGGTCCAGGCCGATGTCATAGCCCACGTTGAGGTCCCGCTGGTCCAGTGGCAGGTACTCACCCTCCTGTGTCATGTAGGGCTTGATGAGCTGGGCCCGGACGTGGGCCTCCACAATGTGACTCTTGCGTAGGTTACCCACGCGCCACATCAGGCAGAGTTTGCCGTCTCTCACCGAGATGACGGCATGGTGGCTGAACAGCAGGGTCTGTGCCCGCTTCTTGGGCCGTGCCATCTTGGCCATGATAGTGCCAATCATGAAGGAGTCAATGACACAGCCTACGATGGACTGGACGACCACTGCAATGACCGCCAACGGGCACTCCTCTGTCACACACCGGAACCCATAGCCAATGGTCGTCTGTGTCTCCACTGAGAAGAGGAAGGCTCCCAAAAAGCCGTTTACATGCATGATGCAGGGTTTGGGGGCTGTCGGGGTTGCCCCACCATTGCCCCCCGGGCTTCCCGCAGCAGGCACCGAGGGACCGGCCTCCAGGTCACCGTGGAAGAAGGCAATGCACCAGAAAAGGAGGCCGAAAAAGAGCCAGGAAACGAGGAAGGCTGCGGAGAAGATCATGAGCATGTAGCGCCAGCGCGTGTCCACGCACGTGGTGAAGATGTCCGCCATGTAGCGCTGGGACTTGTTGCTCAGGTTGGCGAAGTAGACGTTACACTGGCCGTTCTTCTTGACGAAGCGGTTGCGGCGTTTCCGCCTGGGCACGTGGGCCTGCCCGTTTCGGCTGTGTCCGTGCATGACCTGAGGCCGTCGTCGTGGTCACCTGGGGAGATGCAGGGCCTGTGGGGGACAAGAGACAGGTGAGGCTCGCCATTGTTCTGGAAGCTTCTATATGTGTATCTTCTCTATTTTCTGTTATTGAAGCAAGGTGTTAATAATGTTGCCTCCGCTAAGCTGTAACTaattatgtagccaaggctggccttgaacccagagatatgcctgcctctgcctcccaaatgtggAACCAAACTGAAGCAGCGCTTTGCTCacccttcatcatcatcatcatcaccaccaccatcatcatcaccaccccctcctcatcttcctcttcctcctcatttcatcatcatcatcatcatcatcatggggCATGCTTGCTATGGGATGTGTGTGTCcaagacagaggacaactttcaggagtcagttctcttttccATCTTGATTTCCAGGGATTGGCCTCGGGCTGTCAGGTTGGCACAGCAAGCATGCTTATTAGCCAAGGGATCTTGCcaacctctttttattttttttggtggtgCCAGGGCTGGAACCCACAGCCTTGGGCAAattgggcaagtgctctacctctGAGGCACACTGCTGTTCTGATACTCCACTTGATTCTGTGTCCTGCGCGCCCAGGGCTTTGGCCCCGCTGGCCTCCATGCTTAGCCCCTGCACTGACTAcctaggttttgttgttg
This portion of the Apodemus sylvaticus chromosome 17, mApoSyl1.1, whole genome shotgun sequence genome encodes:
- the Kcnj4 gene encoding inward rectifier potassium channel 4 isoform X1, whose amino-acid sequence is MHGHSRNGQAHVPRRKRRNRFVKKNGQCNVYFANLSNKSQRYMADIFTTCVDTRWRYMLMIFSAAFLVSWLFFGLLFWCIAFFHGDLEAGPSVPAAGSPGGNGGATPTAPKPCIMHVNGFLGAFLFSVETQTTIGYGFRCVTEECPLAVIAVVVQSIVGCVIDSFMIGTIMAKMARPKKRAQTLLFSHHAVISVRDGKLCLMWRVGNLRKSHIVEAHVRAQLIKPYMTQEGEYLPLDQRDLNVGYDIGLDRIFLVSPIIIVHEIDEDSPLYGMGKEELESEDFEIVVILEGMVEATAMTTQARSSYLASEILWGHRFEPVVFEEKNHYKVDYSRFHKTYEVAGTPCCSARELQESKITVLPAPPPPPSAFCYENELALMSQEEEEMEEEAAAAAAVAAGLGLEAGSKEEAGIIRMLEFGSHLDLERMQAATLPLDNISYRRESAI
- the Kcnj4 gene encoding inward rectifier potassium channel 4 isoform X2 gives rise to the protein MHGHSRNGQAHVPRRKRRNRFVKKNGQCNVYFANLSNKSQRYMADIFTTCVDTRWRYMLMIFSAAFLVSWLFFGLLFWCIAFFHGDLEAAPKPCIMHVNGFLGAFLFSVETQTTIGYGFRCVTEECPLAVIAVVVQSIVGCVIDSFMIGTIMAKMARPKKRAQTLLFSHHAVISVRDGKLCLMWRVGNLRKSHIVEAHVRAQLIKPYMTQEGEYLPLDQRDLNVGYDIGLDRIFLVSPIIIVHEIDEDSPLYGMGKEELESEDFEIVVILEGMVEATAMTTQARSSYLASEILWGHRFEPVVFEEKNHYKVDYSRFHKTYEVAGTPCCSARELQESKITVLPAPPPPPSAFCYENELALMSQEEEEMEEEAAAAAAVAAGLGLEAGSKEEAGIIRMLEFGSHLDLERMQAATLPLDNISYRRESAI